GCCGAGCGCATCCTCACGGAAACCCCTGACTACGACCGGCTCAACCAGCCGCTCTACCAATCTCTCGACGAGCATCTCAGCGTTCAAAAACAACTGGTTGAACACACCAGGCTCGCACTTGATTCACTCCCCGGGGCAGACGCCTTTGACGGACCTAAGGCCAGAAGCCGGATCGACAAAATCCATTCTCTCGGCAAAAAGTTCTTTGTCACCGTCGCGTCCAAGCGGGAGAAAATGGAGGCATGGTCACACACCAAGCCGGTCGGCTATGGTCAGGCGCTGAGCGGATTTTTCATGGGCACCCAATGGGTATCCAACTCGTCATGGCAGGACTTCTACGGTGTCCTGCCTCTCCTTGCCGGGTCGTGTTTGGTTGCTCTTGTCGCCATCATGCTGGCCATCCCCTTTGCCGTCGGTGGAGCGATCTATGTCAACCGTCTCTCATCTCCTTTCGAACAGCGGTGGATCAAGCCTATCATTGAATTTATTGGTGCCATACCCTCGATCGTCATGGCCTTCCTCGGCGTTGTGGTCGTTGGAGCCCTCATTCAGGAACACTCGCAAAACCCACTCATCAGTTGGCTTCCCAGCTTTCCGGTGGAGCAGGACAAAACGATTCTCACAGCAGGTATCCTGCTGGCACTCATGGCGATCCCCACCGTGTTTACCCTCGCGGAGGATGCCTTGAACAATGTGCCCAAGGCCTACAAAGAAGCGGCTCTCGCCCTCGGCTCCACCAATTTGCAAACCGTCTTCAGAGTCATCCTGCCAAGTTGTGGATCAGGTATCATCGCCGCTGTATTGTTAGGTTTTGGCCGTATCATTGGCGAAACCATGGTCGTCCTCCTGGTGATGGGCGGACGTATTGCCATCCCTGATTCCATTTCCGATCCTGCACATTCCATGACAGGAATCATGGCCCAGGAAATCGGTGAAGTCGAACAAGGCTCACTTCACTGGAGCGCCCTGTTCATGGTCGGCCTACTGCTTTTCATCATCGCCCTGACACTGAACTACCTTGCCCAGACGATCCTGAGAAGGCTCAGCAAACATTCCTGATCATCCCCCTTCATTGTTCCGCTATTCCCATCATAACCATGGAAGAAACCAACCATCCATTTTGCGCAAAGCGCAACCCACAGCATGCCAAGGAAACTTTGGTCAGGCTGATGCTCGTCTTTTTCACCTACTCCATCATTCTGGCGGCCCTCGGTATTTTTGGAAACATCCTCTATAACGGTGCCCCCGTGCTCTGGCAAAAAGGCTGGTCGTTTTTCACCAAAAAACCTCAAACCCTCTTTGTCAACCAAGTCGAGAAAAGCCGGGGTGTGGAGATCCCGGCCGACAATTTCGAGGGGCTGCTCGCCAACAATCCGGATGCCGAAAGCTGGCTGGACAATGTGACGGAGTACGATCACACCACGGAATTTGTCCAGTTCGACCTGCTTGCCAACTCCCGCATCGGCAACGGCTACCTC
The Akkermansiaceae bacterium DNA segment above includes these coding regions:
- the pstC gene encoding phosphate ABC transporter permease subunit PstC, which produces MIISCAVPPTIPFPAITSLRPLLPDFPCHSMSSLKRSKKDVTFGKPSGFSILGIGKQEAIKYFFGGNATLAVILIFLIVGFLAFHAWNFLPQYKQSLTLYRLSGQEFTDYASDQLEAQKELSSLASQVPAYELKHRLGALYDLEAVHSDFKNKAQKKLIAERKDVQRAQSNLENTLAQQPPVQADIQRAKDRVAESISTLRNRSREILSEIDYSDLDNKSLVTDTKYLDDIRASVTDNIITGETTGFIKGIRELEAKETAIVRALPHMQQLEEAREMLVAPQDAFAAYLKKYRLIASDNKGQAETHSTAAERKEAQLTKARLATSGEQRKIDLIKAERILTETPDYDRLNQPLYQSLDEHLSVQKQLVEHTRLALDSLPGADAFDGPKARSRIDKIHSLGKKFFVTVASKREKMEAWSHTKPVGYGQALSGFFMGTQWVSNSSWQDFYGVLPLLAGSCLVALVAIMLAIPFAVGGAIYVNRLSSPFEQRWIKPIIEFIGAIPSIVMAFLGVVVVGALIQEHSQNPLISWLPSFPVEQDKTILTAGILLALMAIPTVFTLAEDALNNVPKAYKEAALALGSTNLQTVFRVILPSCGSGIIAAVLLGFGRIIGETMVVLLVMGGRIAIPDSISDPAHSMTGIMAQEIGEVEQGSLHWSALFMVGLLLFIIALTLNYLAQTILRRLSKHS